From a single Brassica oleracea var. oleracea cultivar TO1000 chromosome C5, BOL, whole genome shotgun sequence genomic region:
- the LOC106343751 gene encoding zinc finger protein AZF2-like — MALEAMNCPTNSSSFTARKDRNEPTDDLTNDAVFMEPWLKRKRSKRQRSGSPSSSSSSPPRSRPKSQIQDLAEEEYLALCLLMLANNHHQPKRRPQESTTKLSHKCSVCGKAFPSYQALGGHKASHRIKPPTTTADDDSTPPTIAVAHPTSTAIAPSGKIHECSICHKVFPTGQALGGHKRCHYEGTMGGGGGSKSVSQSGSVTSTVSEERSNRAFIDLNLPALPELSLHHHNPVVDEEIQSPLTGKKPLLLTDHDKASIKKEDFSLRI, encoded by the coding sequence ATGGCTCTCGAAGCGATGAATTGTCCGACGAATTCTTCTTCGTTCACAGCACGGAAAGATAGAAACGAACCAACAGATGATCTTACGAACGACGCCGTTTTCATGGAGCCTTGGCTGAAACGCAAGCGCTCGAAACGCCAGCGTTCTGGCAGCCCTTCCTCGTCGTCCTCCTCGCCGCCTCGTTCTCGCCCTAAATCTCAAATTCAGGATCTTGCGGAGGAAGAGTACCTCGCTCTCTGTCTCCTCATGCTCGCCAACAACCACCACCAACCCAAGAGGCGGCCGCAAGAATCCACCACAAAGCTTTCGCACAAGTGCAGCGTCTGCGGGAAAGCGTTTCCTTCGTACCAGGCTTTAGGCGGCCACAAAGCCAGCCACCGAATAAAGCCTCCAACCACAACCGCCGACGACGATTCGACACCTCCAACCATCGCCGTCGCGCATCCGACTTCCACCGCCATCGCACCTTCCGGGAAGATCCACGAGTGTTCCATCTGCCATAAAGTGTTTCCGACGGGTCAAGCTCTCGGCGGCCACAAACGCTGTCACTACGAAGGAACCATGGGCGGCGGCGGAGGAAGCAAATCGGTTAGCCAGAGTGGAAGCGTGACGAGTACGGTTTCGGAAGAACGAAGCAACCGTGCGTTCATCGATTTAAACCTCCCGGCGTTACCGGAGCTCAGCCTTCATCATCACAATCCAGTCGTCGACGAAGAGATTCAAAGTCCGTTGACCGGTAAAAAGCCGCTTTTGTTGACCGATCACGACAAAGCCAGCATCAAGAAAGAAGATTTCTCCCTGAGAATCTAA